Proteins encoded by one window of Gemmatimonadota bacterium:
- a CDS encoding Na+/H+ antiporter: MRELELIIALLAVFATVQMLARRWSVPYPSLLVIGGLALAFIPGLPRIDSDPELLFLIFVPPLLYWAALTTSVRELKDVIGPVARLATALVLLTMAAVAVVAHLLSPEFSWASAFLLGAIVAPPDPIAATAVVVPLGVPRRITAVLEGEGLLNDATSLVAYRVALTAAVTGAFSVSSASVRLLTAGVAGAAIGLVIGWLIAVFRRTVTGRLPTVENTLSLLSPFIAFIPADAIGASGIIAVVTLGLYLGRQDPKSMAPASRVQAEAMWTMLTFLFQSLIFIMIGLELPHIMRGLENHSTPTLLIYASVITLVCMLVRFVWVGISVAVLRTVRRRKHKRIEPAWNEGAFVAWAGMRGGDSLVIALAIPFYANSGVPIPARNLIIFITFFVIFVTLVGQGMTLSPVVRALGLHRDPSGKAEETTARIMQARAALAVIDDMITHGGIDASIGRRMRSRYADREKRWTARSDGHDEDATSEEREAADEMAGVSDTVMRANERIISAQRGSLLHLRESGTINDDVLRQLERELDLETMLLDSKNLDDRDAGAWSPYGADT, encoded by the coding sequence GTGCGCGAACTCGAGCTCATCATCGCCCTTCTCGCCGTCTTCGCGACGGTGCAGATGCTCGCGCGCAGATGGAGCGTTCCATATCCGTCACTGCTCGTCATCGGCGGCCTGGCCCTGGCCTTCATACCGGGCTTGCCACGGATCGACAGTGACCCGGAACTGCTCTTTCTCATATTCGTTCCGCCACTTCTTTACTGGGCCGCCCTCACCACCTCGGTCCGTGAGCTGAAGGATGTGATCGGCCCTGTCGCCCGCCTGGCGACGGCGCTCGTTCTGCTCACGATGGCCGCAGTCGCCGTCGTCGCACACCTGCTCAGCCCCGAGTTTTCCTGGGCATCCGCCTTTCTGCTCGGAGCGATCGTCGCACCGCCGGATCCGATCGCCGCGACCGCAGTCGTCGTCCCACTTGGCGTGCCCCGAAGAATCACGGCCGTGCTCGAAGGCGAAGGGCTGCTCAATGACGCGACATCGCTCGTGGCGTACAGAGTCGCGCTCACAGCCGCCGTCACAGGCGCATTTTCCGTGTCGTCCGCAAGCGTCCGCCTGCTCACCGCCGGCGTCGCCGGCGCCGCGATCGGTCTCGTCATCGGATGGTTGATCGCGGTGTTTCGCCGGACCGTGACCGGACGACTGCCGACCGTCGAGAATACCCTTTCGCTGTTGTCGCCGTTCATCGCATTCATACCGGCCGACGCGATCGGAGCGTCAGGTATCATCGCAGTGGTCACGCTCGGCTTGTATCTCGGTCGCCAGGATCCAAAATCGATGGCACCCGCGTCACGCGTGCAGGCAGAAGCGATGTGGACGATGCTGACGTTTCTGTTCCAGAGTCTGATCTTCATAATGATCGGACTCGAGCTGCCGCACATCATGCGCGGCCTCGAGAATCACTCCACACCAACGCTGCTCATCTACGCGTCGGTAATCACGTTGGTGTGCATGTTGGTCCGTTTCGTATGGGTGGGAATCTCGGTGGCGGTCCTCCGTACCGTACGACGCCGGAAACACAAGCGGATCGAGCCGGCATGGAACGAAGGCGCATTCGTTGCATGGGCCGGTATGCGCGGTGGTGACTCGCTCGTGATTGCCCTCGCAATTCCATTCTACGCCAATTCGGGCGTGCCCATACCTGCGCGCAACCTCATAATCTTCATCACGTTCTTCGTGATATTCGTGACTCTCGTCGGACAGGGTATGACGCTCTCTCCAGTAGTGCGCGCACTCGGCCTGCATCGCGACCCGTCCGGCAAGGCAGAGGAGACGACCGCGCGCATTATGCAGGCACGCGCTGCGCTCGCCGTCATCGATGACATGATCACACACGGTGGAATCGACGCGAGCATAGGAAGGCGCATGAGATCGCGTTATGCAGATCGCGAGAAGCGCTGGACGGCACGCAGCGACGGCCACGATGAAGACGCCACGTCCGAGGAGCGCGAAGCAGCCGATGAAATGGCCGGCGTTTCCGATACAGTGATGCGCGCGAACGAGCGGATAATCAGCGCGCAGCGCGGTTCACTGCTCCATCTCCGCGAGAGTGGCACCATTAACGACGATGTCCTCCGCCAACTTGAGCGTGAGCTGGATCTCGAGACGATGCTGCTGGACTCCAAGAACCTCGATGACAGGGACGCCGGCGCCTGGTCGCCATATGGCGCTGATACCTGA
- a CDS encoding sugar phosphate isomerase/epimerase — protein MTKQQGDSCTGGMDRRSFLGMLSGSLIATAMGTRAYGMLPARKLGRIGVQLYTIRDALTNDLDGSLARVASIGYQEVELAGYRSHSVAEFRAALDRHGLAAPSTHIAMERVRDDLPRVLDEAHQLGHKFVICPNIPDEKAGLDGYRKAADVLNHAGEIAGRSGISIGYHNHESELAPIDGVRPYDVMLDRTDPKLVAMEMDIYWLVKGGGDPLAYFRKYPGRFRMVHVKDMDGSAAKTMVDVGKGVIDWKGIFAQSREAGIEHYFVEHDNARDPFASIAASYAYLRQLEF, from the coding sequence GTGACGAAGCAGCAGGGCGACAGCTGTACCGGCGGTATGGATCGGCGCTCGTTCCTTGGCATGCTGTCGGGATCGTTGATAGCGACGGCAATGGGAACGCGGGCGTACGGCATGTTACCGGCGCGAAAGCTTGGCAGGATCGGCGTGCAGCTCTACACGATTCGCGATGCTTTGACCAACGACCTGGACGGATCGCTCGCGCGTGTTGCGTCGATCGGGTATCAGGAGGTCGAGCTGGCTGGGTACCGCTCGCACAGCGTCGCCGAGTTCAGGGCCGCACTGGATCGCCACGGCCTTGCGGCGCCGTCCACTCACATTGCGATGGAGCGCGTTCGCGACGACCTGCCCCGGGTGCTGGACGAAGCACATCAGCTGGGGCACAAGTTCGTCATCTGTCCGAACATTCCGGACGAGAAGGCGGGGCTGGATGGTTACCGGAAGGCCGCCGACGTACTCAACCATGCGGGTGAGATCGCAGGGCGATCGGGAATCAGCATCGGATATCACAACCACGAGTCGGAGCTGGCGCCGATCGACGGCGTGCGTCCCTACGACGTGATGCTGGACAGGACCGATCCGAAGCTGGTCGCGATGGAGATGGACATCTACTGGCTCGTGAAGGGTGGCGGTGATCCGCTGGCGTACTTCAGGAAATATCCGGGCCGCTTCCGGATGGTCCACGTCAAGGACATGGACGGCAGCGCTGCGAAGACGATGGTGGATGTGGGGAAGGGTGTGATCGACTGGAAGGGCATCTTCGCACAGTCGCGAGAAGCTGGCATCGAGCACTACTTCGTGGAGCACGACAATGCCAGGGATCCGTTCGCGAGCATCGCGGCGAGCTACGCGTATTTACGGCAACTGGAGTTCTGA
- a CDS encoding nucleoside permease: protein MTATRAKLSVMMFLEYFVYGAWYVTAGTYLTETLKFSGSRVGLAYGSMGIAAMISPFFIGMIADRFFSSERVMAILLIVGGVVLYYVSTLQAFVPFYVLLIIYALTFMPTLALANSISFDHIEDPARDFPKIRVLGTIGWIVAGLLVSFMGIESTAIPMKIAAGASLLFGLFSLTLPHTPPHAAGQPLRARDVLGLDALSLFKDKSFTVFVVGSFLLVIPLQFYYTFTNAFLNEAGMARAAAKMTMGQGSELFFMLLLPWFLTRLGIKRIMLLGMAAWAIRYAFFAFGNVGPTVWMLYAGILVHGVCYDFFFVSGQIYVDQQATLKIRAAAQGLIAFVTLGIGNVIGSWLSGLVVQAYQTVGANGVITHDWRSIWLIPAIGSAVIFVIFLFWFKPSVAVKPPADEMEMPIAA from the coding sequence ATGACGGCAACGCGCGCCAAGTTATCGGTGATGATGTTTCTCGAGTACTTCGTTTACGGCGCGTGGTACGTGACAGCCGGAACGTATCTGACCGAGACGCTCAAGTTCAGTGGATCGAGAGTCGGGCTGGCGTACGGGAGCATGGGAATCGCGGCGATGATATCGCCGTTCTTCATCGGCATGATCGCAGATCGGTTCTTCTCTTCCGAGCGCGTGATGGCGATCCTGCTGATCGTTGGCGGGGTGGTACTGTATTACGTATCGACGCTCCAGGCCTTCGTGCCGTTCTACGTGCTGCTCATCATCTATGCGCTGACGTTCATGCCGACGCTGGCGCTCGCGAATTCCATAAGCTTCGATCACATCGAAGATCCGGCGCGCGATTTTCCGAAGATTCGAGTGCTGGGAACGATCGGCTGGATCGTTGCCGGCTTGCTCGTGAGCTTCATGGGGATCGAGTCCACGGCGATTCCGATGAAGATCGCAGCCGGTGCCTCGCTGCTATTCGGTCTCTTCTCCCTGACCCTGCCGCACACGCCACCGCACGCTGCCGGCCAGCCGCTTCGCGCGCGAGACGTACTCGGTCTCGATGCGCTGTCGTTGTTCAAGGACAAGTCGTTCACGGTCTTCGTAGTGGGATCGTTCCTGCTCGTGATTCCGCTGCAGTTCTACTACACGTTCACGAACGCGTTCCTGAACGAAGCCGGAATGGCACGAGCCGCGGCGAAGATGACGATGGGCCAGGGGTCGGAGCTCTTCTTCATGCTGCTGCTGCCGTGGTTTCTCACACGTCTGGGAATCAAGCGCATCATGCTGCTCGGCATGGCTGCGTGGGCAATCCGCTACGCATTCTTTGCCTTTGGAAATGTTGGACCGACTGTGTGGATGCTGTACGCCGGTATCCTGGTACACGGCGTGTGCTATGATTTCTTCTTCGTGAGCGGACAGATCTACGTCGATCAGCAGGCGACTCTCAAGATCCGCGCGGCGGCGCAGGGATTGATTGCGTTCGTCACACTCGGTATCGGCAACGTGATCGGATCGTGGCTGTCAGGACTCGTAGTGCAGGCGTATCAGACCGTTGGCGCGAACGGAGTGATCACGCATGACTGGAGATCGATCTGGTTGATTCCAGCGATTGGATCGGCGGTGATCTTCGTGATATTCCTGTTCTGGTTCAAGCCGAGCGTAGCGGTCAAGCCGCCGGCGGATGAGATGGAGATGCCGATCGCGGCGTAG
- a CDS encoding Gfo/Idh/MocA family oxidoreductase: protein MSSNRLGIGFIGSGFIARFHLQSFVGVRDADVLGIWSPNRENAAATAAFARTLDVGNARAYDSIADMVADPAIDAIWLLGPNFSRIDNVREIVAAIESGRGTLKAIACEKPLARNVAEATTVLELVERVGLMHGYLENQLFSPQIETGRSLIWSRGAATTGRPYLARAAEEHSGPHMPWFWRGDMQGGGVLNDMMCHSVELVRYLLTKPGDPRNSLTPVSINGRIASLKWSRPEYAERLRRTMGKDVDYSKHPSEDFAGATIEFEASDGTRVIGEASTSWSFVGAGLRLSAELLGPEYSMSWNTLDSGLNLFFSREVSGKAGEDLIEKQNAEMGLMPVVASEAAAYGYEAENRHFARAFLRGETPLLTFHDGLEVVKLLMAAYRSAEEGRTIELPAKGIENFQPAVARGKWHP, encoded by the coding sequence ATGAGCAGCAACAGACTCGGCATCGGCTTCATTGGCAGCGGCTTCATCGCCCGGTTCCACCTCCAGTCGTTCGTCGGAGTGCGCGACGCAGACGTACTCGGAATCTGGAGTCCGAACCGTGAGAACGCAGCCGCGACCGCAGCGTTCGCGCGCACGCTCGATGTTGGAAATGCCCGCGCGTACGATTCCATCGCCGACATGGTTGCCGATCCCGCGATCGACGCCATCTGGCTGCTCGGCCCCAACTTCTCCCGTATCGATAACGTCAGGGAGATAGTCGCCGCGATCGAGAGTGGCAGGGGCACTCTCAAGGCAATCGCGTGCGAAAAACCACTCGCGCGCAACGTCGCTGAAGCCACAACGGTCCTCGAGCTCGTCGAGCGTGTTGGACTGATGCATGGATATCTCGAGAACCAGCTATTCTCTCCCCAGATCGAGACCGGCCGGTCGCTGATCTGGAGTCGCGGCGCAGCGACGACGGGACGCCCGTATCTCGCGCGCGCAGCCGAAGAACACAGTGGTCCCCACATGCCGTGGTTCTGGCGTGGCGACATGCAGGGCGGCGGTGTACTCAACGACATGATGTGTCATTCTGTCGAGCTGGTGCGTTATCTGCTCACCAAACCCGGCGATCCGCGCAACTCGCTCACGCCTGTTTCCATCAACGGCCGCATCGCGAGTCTCAAATGGAGCAGGCCGGAGTACGCCGAACGTCTGCGCAGGACAATGGGGAAGGATGTCGATTACAGCAAGCATCCATCCGAGGATTTTGCCGGCGCAACGATCGAGTTCGAAGCGAGCGACGGTACGCGAGTGATCGGTGAAGCGAGCACATCATGGAGCTTCGTCGGCGCGGGACTTCGTCTCTCCGCCGAACTACTCGGCCCTGAGTATTCCATGTCATGGAACACACTCGACAGCGGACTCAATCTGTTCTTCAGCCGCGAAGTGAGCGGCAAGGCGGGCGAGGACCTGATCGAGAAGCAGAACGCCGAGATGGGATTGATGCCCGTAGTGGCGAGCGAAGCCGCCGCCTACGGTTACGAAGCCGAGAACCGCCACTTCGCGCGCGCATTTCTCCGCGGCGAGACGCCGTTGTTGACGTTCCACGACGGACTCGAAGTAGTGAAGCTGTTGATGGCCGCGTACCGCAGCGCCGAAGAAGGCAGAACCATCGAACTGCCCGCAAAAGGGATCGAAAATTTCCAACCCGCCGTGGCCCGCGGGAAATGGCATCCTTGA
- a CDS encoding gluconate 2-dehydrogenase subunit 3 family protein: protein MSDDKNNGMSRRDALKLLGAVPLTGALHWTPEAISRATHVLQQDDTEAPKVRPKFFTAHEDATVRILVDLIIPRDERSGSATDARVPEFMDYMLGEATEMNRVEMRGGLAWLDTECRTRFNANFVNCTDTQRRQVLDDISWPEKARPEMSHGVAFFNSFRDFTASGFFSSQMGWKDVRYIGNVFNPNWNGCPTEVLHQLGVSYDS from the coding sequence ATGAGCGACGACAAGAACAACGGAATGAGCCGCAGGGACGCACTCAAGCTGCTCGGTGCTGTCCCTCTCACCGGTGCGCTGCACTGGACGCCCGAAGCAATCAGCCGGGCCACCCACGTGCTGCAGCAGGATGACACCGAGGCGCCCAAAGTCAGGCCCAAGTTCTTTACAGCTCACGAAGACGCGACCGTTCGGATCCTCGTCGATCTGATCATCCCGCGCGATGAGCGCTCCGGCAGCGCTACCGATGCGCGCGTCCCCGAATTCATGGACTACATGCTCGGCGAGGCGACCGAGATGAATCGAGTCGAGATGCGGGGCGGACTTGCGTGGCTCGACACCGAATGTCGCACACGGTTCAATGCCAATTTTGTGAATTGCACCGACACGCAACGTCGTCAGGTGCTCGACGACATCTCGTGGCCCGAAAAGGCTCGGCCAGAGATGAGTCACGGCGTTGCGTTCTTCAACAGCTTCCGCGATTTCACTGCGTCCGGCTTCTTCTCATCGCAGATGGGATGGAAGGACGTGAGGTACATCGGGAACGTCTTCAATCCGAACTGGAACGGCTGCCCCACGGAAGTGCTGCACCAGTTGGGCGTCAGTTACGACAGTTAG
- a CDS encoding GMC family oxidoreductase has translation MSQLSQRPEYDVCIVGSGAGGGMAAYVLTKAGANVALLEAGPEWYSTRDSKMLVPAYASPRRGAGSREKPFGEFDGCIGGWDIEGEPYTTAPGTKFSWWRARMLGGRTNHWGRISLRFGPDDFRGKSIDGLGDDWPIGYDDIKPYYDEVDKLIGIFGSNEGLRNNPDGIFQPAPRPRCYELMIKQACDKLDITCIPGRLSILTRPLNGRMACHYCGQCGRGCQTNSNFSSPGVLIKPALDTGKLTLITGAMAREVTIDKNGIATGVTYIRTRDGTEQHVRARVVVLAASAFESARLMLNSKSALFPHGLANSSGIIGKYITDTTGAGLNGFIPKMVNRMPHNEDGTGGNHIYMPWTKDNKKLDFPRGYHIEVGGGFDAPSYGFMGGIQRYPNAGGYGKSLKDDYRRYFGASVGFAGRGEMIPNDDCYCELDPKVVDKYGIPVLRFHWKWSDHEINQAKHMQETFHSIVAEMGGEVFSPMPTREREYGLAAGGTIIHELGATRMGNDPTKSVLNKNCQAHDVKNLFVADGGPFVSQADKNPTWTILALAWRTSDYITQQRKAGAL, from the coding sequence ATGTCCCAGCTCTCACAGCGGCCCGAGTACGACGTATGTATAGTAGGCTCGGGCGCTGGCGGTGGAATGGCCGCCTACGTTCTCACCAAGGCCGGCGCAAATGTCGCGCTGCTCGAGGCGGGGCCTGAATGGTACAGCACTCGCGATTCCAAGATGCTCGTACCGGCCTATGCGTCACCGCGCCGGGGCGCAGGCTCGCGCGAAAAGCCGTTCGGTGAGTTCGACGGCTGTATCGGTGGCTGGGATATCGAGGGCGAGCCCTACACCACCGCGCCAGGCACAAAGTTCTCCTGGTGGCGCGCCCGGATGCTGGGCGGCCGGACCAACCACTGGGGCCGCATCTCGCTCCGATTCGGTCCCGACGATTTCCGTGGCAAGAGCATCGACGGACTCGGCGACGACTGGCCGATCGGCTACGACGACATCAAGCCCTACTACGACGAGGTCGACAAGCTCATCGGCATCTTCGGCAGCAACGAAGGGTTGCGCAACAATCCGGACGGAATCTTTCAGCCCGCGCCCAGGCCGCGCTGTTACGAGCTGATGATCAAGCAGGCGTGCGACAAGCTGGACATCACCTGCATTCCCGGACGTCTTTCAATCCTGACGCGTCCGCTGAACGGCCGAATGGCCTGTCACTATTGCGGACAGTGCGGCCGCGGCTGCCAGACAAACTCCAACTTCTCGAGCCCCGGCGTTCTGATCAAACCTGCACTCGACACGGGCAAGCTCACCCTCATCACGGGTGCGATGGCGCGCGAAGTAACGATCGACAAGAACGGGATCGCAACCGGCGTCACCTACATCAGAACCAGGGATGGAACCGAGCAGCATGTTCGCGCTCGCGTGGTGGTACTGGCCGCTAGTGCCTTCGAATCGGCGCGACTCATGCTCAACTCCAAATCCGCGCTCTTTCCGCACGGTCTCGCGAACTCGAGCGGCATCATAGGCAAATACATCACCGATACCACCGGAGCCGGCCTCAACGGCTTCATCCCGAAGATGGTGAACCGCATGCCGCACAACGAGGATGGGACCGGCGGCAATCACATCTACATGCCGTGGACCAAGGACAACAAGAAGCTCGACTTCCCGCGCGGATATCACATCGAGGTCGGCGGCGGTTTCGATGCTCCGTCGTACGGATTCATGGGCGGAATTCAGCGCTACCCCAACGCCGGAGGCTATGGCAAGTCACTGAAGGACGACTATCGTCGGTACTTCGGTGCCAGTGTCGGATTCGCGGGACGTGGCGAGATGATTCCGAACGACGACTGCTACTGCGAGCTGGATCCGAAAGTTGTGGACAAGTACGGCATTCCGGTTCTCCGCTTCCACTGGAAGTGGAGCGATCACGAGATCAATCAGGCAAAGCACATGCAGGAAACCTTCCACTCGATTGTCGCCGAGATGGGCGGCGAGGTATTCTCGCCGATGCCTACGCGCGAAAGGGAATACGGCCTCGCGGCCGGCGGCACGATCATCCACGAGCTGGGAGCTACACGCATGGGCAACGACCCCACCAAGTCGGTGCTCAACAAGAATTGCCAGGCGCACGACGTGAAGAATCTCTTTGTCGCGGATGGCGGCCCGTTCGTATCGCAGGCGGACAAGAATCCGACGTGGACGATTCTCGCGCTCGCGTGGCGCACGAGTGATTACATAACGCAACAGCGCAAGGCGGGGGCACTATGA
- a CDS encoding aminotransferase class V-fold PLP-dependent enzyme: MSFEIAKEFPWAASGTPTYLNAAATGPLPARTVSELDRWTRLRAEPWKIALDEQFAALAKARELCAGLVGADRDEIALIPNTSTGLNIAAQVLPIARDKVILGYDGEFPANVYPWMAIQRRGGARYEQLSLLPNGLPDWDALPARLDRGDVAVVAISWVSFVSGDRADLAAIGTMCRDRKIWFVVDAIQGVGTTLLDVHACHVDVLSCGAQKWLLSPWGSGFCYVRRELIRMLEPRTVGWLSVRGAEDFSHMLEYDLTYEDDARRFEVATIPYQDMVGMDSSLELLYEIGLDAVASRIHSLAGRLVEGMSAIPTLSLLTPREASRRAGIVSFRAKDAETISRRLNEHNVSHSIRGGGVIRLAPHIYNTEQQIDRVLALLDG; this comes from the coding sequence ATGTCATTCGAAATAGCAAAGGAATTTCCCTGGGCCGCCAGCGGCACCCCTACGTATCTCAACGCTGCGGCGACCGGACCGTTGCCCGCGCGCACCGTCAGCGAGCTGGATCGCTGGACTCGCCTTCGCGCGGAGCCGTGGAAGATCGCCCTGGACGAACAGTTTGCCGCACTGGCGAAGGCCCGCGAGCTGTGCGCCGGTCTGGTGGGCGCCGACCGTGATGAGATCGCTCTCATTCCCAATACGAGCACGGGACTCAACATCGCGGCGCAGGTCCTTCCGATCGCGCGAGACAAGGTGATCCTGGGATACGACGGCGAGTTTCCTGCCAACGTGTATCCATGGATGGCGATTCAGCGCAGAGGCGGCGCACGATACGAACAGCTGAGCCTGCTTCCGAACGGGCTCCCCGATTGGGACGCGCTGCCAGCCAGGCTCGATCGCGGTGACGTTGCAGTTGTCGCGATATCGTGGGTGTCGTTCGTGTCCGGTGATCGCGCGGATCTGGCTGCCATAGGAACCATGTGCCGCGACCGCAAGATATGGTTCGTCGTCGATGCGATTCAGGGAGTGGGGACCACGTTGCTGGACGTGCATGCGTGTCACGTGGACGTGCTATCCTGCGGCGCACAGAAGTGGCTGTTGTCTCCCTGGGGATCCGGATTCTGCTACGTGCGACGGGAGTTGATTCGGATGCTGGAGCCCCGCACCGTAGGCTGGCTCAGCGTGCGTGGCGCAGAGGACTTCTCGCACATGCTGGAGTACGATCTCACATACGAGGACGATGCCCGCAGGTTCGAGGTCGCGACGATTCCATATCAGGACATGGTCGGGATGGATTCGAGCCTCGAGCTGCTGTACGAGATCGGCCTCGACGCAGTGGCGTCGCGGATCCATTCGCTGGCTGGCAGACTCGTCGAAGGGATGTCGGCGATACCAACCCTGTCGCTCTTGACGCCGCGCGAGGCGAGCCGCCGAGCGGGAATAGTCTCGTTCAGAGCGAAAGACGCCGAAACGATTTCGCGAAGGTTGAACGAACACAACGTATCGCACTCCATTCGTGGCGGCGGGGTGATTCGACTTGCTCCGCACATCTACAACACGGAGCAGCAGATCGATAGAGTACTGGCGCTGCTGGATGGTTAG
- a CDS encoding amino acid permease: MNDRSIPKIGVFDATMLVMGGIVGAGIFSNPAVVANMVHSGVLMMIVWTIGGVIALAGAFVYAELAARHPARGGHYAYMRDAFHPAIAFMFGWAILLVVQTGGIAAVSVIFARYFLAVVPLPISETTVAVLALALLTGINCANLRAGNKTQSLFMILKVVAIVAIIGCGVAIMAHGTASESMSGTMPVHPFSALAAAFTPVMFAYGGWQTASFAAADMRDPARDLSRAMLYGVLGVVALYLAVNAVFLLALGADGLASTVTPAAAVVDHVSSRMHIGAEVMAGCIALSTFGFLSQGMFATPRVYQAMAADGLFFKAIARISPRSHTPTVAIALQGTLCAIVAASGSYESIMSYVTSVDFIFYGLAALALFVFRARDRERTSAVGYTVPGHPWTTAFFMIASWIVVGTTIYSDPRHSLIGIGALSLGVPTYFIWMRLRKADPSIAVEALD, encoded by the coding sequence GTGAACGACCGCTCGATCCCGAAGATCGGAGTGTTCGACGCGACCATGCTCGTCATGGGCGGTATCGTCGGTGCCGGGATCTTCAGCAATCCCGCCGTGGTGGCGAACATGGTGCACAGCGGTGTGCTCATGATGATCGTGTGGACGATCGGCGGAGTCATAGCGCTGGCCGGTGCGTTCGTGTACGCTGAGCTCGCGGCACGCCATCCCGCGCGCGGCGGACACTACGCGTACATGCGGGACGCCTTTCATCCCGCGATCGCGTTCATGTTCGGCTGGGCGATACTGCTGGTCGTGCAAACCGGTGGGATCGCCGCCGTATCGGTGATATTCGCGCGCTATTTTCTCGCGGTTGTTCCGTTGCCGATATCCGAGACGACGGTTGCGGTGCTGGCGCTTGCGCTGTTGACCGGAATCAATTGCGCGAATCTGCGCGCCGGCAACAAGACTCAGAGTCTGTTCATGATTCTGAAGGTCGTCGCCATAGTCGCGATAATCGGGTGCGGTGTCGCCATAATGGCGCACGGTACCGCTTCGGAGTCGATGAGCGGAACCATGCCGGTACACCCGTTCAGTGCGCTGGCGGCTGCGTTTACGCCGGTGATGTTCGCGTATGGTGGATGGCAAACCGCGAGCTTCGCGGCCGCTGACATGCGCGATCCCGCACGCGACCTTTCGCGCGCGATGCTTTACGGCGTGCTCGGAGTCGTGGCACTCTATCTTGCGGTGAACGCGGTATTTCTCCTCGCACTCGGCGCCGACGGGCTCGCGAGTACGGTGACGCCCGCCGCGGCCGTCGTCGATCACGTGTCGAGCCGGATGCATATCGGCGCCGAAGTGATGGCTGGCTGCATCGCGCTGTCGACGTTCGGCTTCCTGAGCCAGGGAATGTTCGCCACACCGCGCGTGTATCAAGCGATGGCAGCCGACGGATTGTTCTTCAAGGCAATCGCGCGTATCTCACCACGATCGCACACGCCAACGGTCGCGATAGCGCTTCAGGGGACGCTGTGCGCGATAGTCGCCGCGTCGGGAAGCTATGAATCCATCATGAGCTACGTGACTTCGGTGGATTTCATCTTCTACGGACTGGCAGCGCTCGCACTGTTCGTATTTCGGGCGCGCGATCGTGAGCGTACGAGTGCAGTGGGATACACCGTGCCGGGTCACCCGTGGACCACGGCGTTCTTCATGATCGCGAGCTGGATAGTGGTGGGGACGACCATCTACAGCGATCCCAGGCACAGCCTCATCGGAATCGGCGCACTGTCCCTGGGTGTGCCGACGTACTTCATCTGGATGCGATTGAGGAAGGCCGATCCGTCGATCGCGGTTGAGGCGCTGGACTAG
- a CDS encoding PAS domain S-box protein has translation MAHGPTTDRRANQTGEGKVMEEVAHRSGPDYDAIEPVSDLEERFFEVSLDMLCCLDFNGYFKRLNPAWERTLGFTCDELRSRPFIDFVHPDDRARTLEQNARVRAGGHALAFENRYVCKDGSYRWLLWNAAPDAGRRSIYSVARDVTAKKQADDERERLVTELQAALAEIRTLQGIVPICSYCKKIRDDDYYWQTVESYISKRMNTRFSHSICPVCYTKETEPMLAKFERDNPV, from the coding sequence ATGGCGCATGGGCCAACCACGGACCGCAGGGCGAATCAGACAGGAGAGGGCAAGGTGATGGAGGAGGTCGCGCATCGTTCAGGTCCAGACTACGACGCGATAGAGCCAGTCAGCGATCTCGAGGAGCGTTTTTTCGAGGTTTCGCTCGACATGCTCTGTTGCCTGGATTTCAACGGCTACTTCAAGCGGCTCAATCCGGCATGGGAGCGCACACTCGGATTTACATGCGATGAGCTGAGATCGCGGCCGTTCATCGACTTCGTGCATCCGGACGATCGCGCGCGTACCCTCGAGCAGAACGCCAGGGTGCGGGCAGGTGGCCACGCCCTCGCCTTCGAAAACCGATACGTCTGCAAGGACGGCAGCTATCGATGGCTGCTATGGAATGCAGCGCCGGACGCCGGACGCCGCTCGATCTATTCCGTGGCGCGCGACGTGACAGCCAAGAAGCAGGCGGACGATGAGCGCGAACGTCTCGTGACCGAGCTGCAGGCGGCGCTCGCCGAGATCCGTACGCTGCAGGGGATCGTACCGATCTGTTCGTACTGCAAGAAGATTCGCGATGACGATTACTACTGGCAGACAGTCGAGAGCTACATATCCAAGCGGATGAACACACGCTTCAGCCACAGCATCTGCCCGGTTTGCTATACCAAGGAAACGGAACCGATGCTCGCGAAGTTCGAGCGCGACAACCCTGTGTAA